From the Lactuca sativa cultivar Salinas chromosome 9, Lsat_Salinas_v11, whole genome shotgun sequence genome, the window TGTGCCCCCTTAACTTAAAGTTTGCCTCCGTCCCTACATATAAGGGACATATCTAGGATTTTTTTATTAGGGTATTGAGTCGGTGAGTCTGGTAAAATTCGTTGGATCACACCTTAGTAGTTTATATTTTATCTTAAATGATATATTTGATCACTTAGCAAATTGACATTGACGATTTATTGTAATCGATAAAGTCTTCAAAAATGTAGTTTTGACAAAACTTTTAAACCAAATTATTCAAGACTAAActttatttttagaaatataaatattCAGATAAACTTATTAATTTTAATGCCAATATAAACTTGTAAActaaacgcaataataagaataataatcaaatgtttttttttctaatgtCTAGTGGGCTTGATATAAATGATCAAGTAGGCTTCATATAAATGACCATCTAGACTTTGGCCCAAGTGTACTACATTCAATCCCCTACAATTCTACAACTATGCTTCTTTTCCAACTATTTTGGCTTCCCTTTAACCAACAATATTCTACCATTAATATCAGCAAAGCTTCTATATCACTTAAATTAGGTAATACCAATCAAAAGTTATCCAAAGCATTGGGGGGCTCATGTGTTTTAAAAACCGTTCGAACCGGGAACCAAAGGTGAGGACGGTTTGATTTGGACTGGTTTTATAATGATTTTCTGACCGGATTGATCCGGCCGATTTTGGTAaaaaaccggttcaaccggttgaaTTGAACCGGAATGGACCGGGTTGAACCGGACATTCTtggatttttgtgtttgttttgggCTTCTTTATTTAATTTTGACTTCTATAATGATTGTTTTTATATATTAGCATTCTATTTAGGTTTGTAATACTAAAAATATGACAAGTTTTGTAATTAATGTATGCAGgataattaaaaacatataaaaatataaaaccgGTTTGACcatccggttgaaccggttaaaccaaAAAACGTCACCCGACCGGTTCaattaaaaaaccggtttttaaaacattgtctGTATAAGTTTTGAGAAATTAAATTACCTCCTACCTTTTATGCCTACAATTATTCCTATCCactaaaattatgacaaatcaccattcattttaattttatttgatatattcctAATATAGCCTTAatgagttatttaaaaaaaatatgtaatgatgacacatgtcatAATTTTATTGGATAGGAACATTTATAGGCATAAAAAGTAGAAAtcaatttaatttctcataagtTTTATATTTCGGTTTAGAGAAATTATATATCCTCTTACTTTTCTTCCTCCAAATCCTCCTACCCAATTAAATGATGACATATATCATATTAATatactaaaatatcattaaatgaaCATTAAATTTTACACATATTACTATTTAACTTGGTAGGATGATTTGTAGGAACaaaaactaagaaaatatttaatttctcttcggTTTAACGTTATAATAAGGAAAAGTTGCTTTGGAAAAAATCTGTTGAGGTCGTGCCCCCACTCCTAACACGTTGGATCCGCCATGTTCATGTAGAATGTGCAACCGTATATTTATTATAGGGTTATCACTGATTTTATGAAACAAATTATTTAATTGTCTTTGAGTTGCCAACAAACTCAATATATTGTGTAAAATAATAATGAACTTAGGGTTTATGTGTTTTGACTGCTATTACAAGTTTACCATGTCATTTACATATTTTAAACTTGTTTACAAATTTGgttgggatatatatatatatatatatatatatatatatatatatatatatatatatatatatatatatatatatatatatatatatatatatatatatatatatatatatagggtgaggttcaatcgagaaccataattaaccaaggaaccaatctttttttcaacttttagaacttattttttataaaaaaaaaaactaaaaatacagaaattcataacttttgatcctttttccaatgatataaaattcgattttttacgtcaaattcacaatgtgaatcttcgaaaattcacaacgtgaatccggattcacacggtgaatccgaaaaatatttttcacattcacaatgttaatatatgaatttagatatttttagatattttttacgataaagaataagctctagaaattgaaaaaaagatttggttccttgaagaacccataattatggttctctattgaacttttccctatatatatatatatatatatatatatatatatatatatatatatatatatatatatatatatatatatatatatatataacatcccaAACCTTAAGGTACTAAATTTACTCACTTTTGAATTTTTGAGGGTTCTCACGATGTGTGATCTTGGGGGTCACGTCGTGAGTGACCATTGACCTGTTGACCCACATCTTTGgagtctcacgacgtgagacataaGGTCTCACGACGTGAGCGTTCTTAATGAccccaaaccctaattgtcagGTATTTAAGGGAATAAGAGGCTAGGAATACCTATCATCAGCCTCTCTCACCCTCTAAGCCTCTAGAAGCCCTAGTTTTTGTGTCATCTTGAGTTATTGAGTATTTTGCTTATGGAAAAAAAGGAAAATGAGAGAAGAAGTATCTTGGGAAGGAAGTTGCTtgggatcatcatcatcatcaactttCATCTTGTTTGGACCATTGTAAGAAGTATCAAGACCCAAGCTTTATTgcatttcatggctagatctaggcTTTTGGTCCATTTTCTTGTGATTTGTCTTGGTTAGAGTGGAGGAAATCCAtaaagttagtaactttatgGATTCAAGTGGTCCTTTGAGTCTTATATCGTTCAGATCTGGGATTTTGTAGAATATTAGAGCTTGCATGAGAACTTGAGGCTATTTTTGCACTTTTGACCTAAGATGGTGAAGGGACATGCATGGTGCACACATGTCCATAAAGCaagcatttttatgaaccattagggTCCCATTTAACTTTTGGAAGAGGGGACATTGAGGATTGAAAGGATTAAGAACTTTGGAAAAGAGGTTTTGGCTTCAGacaattctcacgacgtgagacataaggtttcacgacgtgagcatcagTCACCATCCCCGCTGAGTCGTCTGAGTCAGGAGTGAGCCTCAAAACCAGATCGGGCATGTCTCATGACGTGACCAAGGATTGGTCAGAACATGATGCACTGTTTAGGGCTTTTGGGCCACTAGTTTCTGACTTGTGGGCCTTGTTGTGCTTAGGCCTATTTGGTACCTTGGGTGTCATTAAGGAAATTGGACCTTCTTAGGTTAGGCCCATGAGGGGTTTTAGGCCAATTTAGGATGTTGGGCCACTATTGGGCTTTTGGTGTTAATGGACTGGGCCAATTaagaaaagggtaaaaaggtctttcacCATGTATATTGGTCTAGCCATTTAAACTCTTGATTATGGATtgagatccaattattaattagataTTTATTTGATGATATTAGCATGGGGATATCCCGGACCGGTAAACTGAGATTTTATCTGAGCGATTTTacagtttgaggtgagtttccctatTGTGTTTagcgagtcgaaggcaccaatgccgacccatggttTGATATGCTTAGAATGCTAGATGTCTGTATGACTCctgcatatgtttatataattatcgggtggggcccgatgatcATTCTGGATGTATCTATCttagtgattattgcatgtgttgtgTGTTTATccgtttatatgtttatattgatgtcgggcggggcccttACCTGTGAAGCTGATATCATGTTTTATAACTGAGACCAAAAGACTTGTGCACAAAAAAGTTGCCCATGTACTTTACATAATACTTAACCATACCAATCCATGTCCATCAAGCTAGACCTTTTTTTATCTATCTAGTGCCATTGGCATTAGTATGACCATAATCAATTAGCCCCTTCTCCATACATATATGTAATCAAAGTAACTATAGAAACACATAGTCTTAGGCGCCTACATCTTTTATTATATATAGGTGTCCAAATACACTTGGCATCATTAATATGCTACAACATAACTTCAGACGACCACTAAGGCTGGTGGGTGTGGGCAACATGTTATTCCATGTTATCACATCCAAAAGTTGTCACATCATCATCCTAGTCATTTTTGGTGTTATAACATCAAGTGTAGAAATGGACAACACTAAATAACATGTTATAACAccccttattttctattttttttattttattttttcgacttttcttaaataattataaaaaaataaattaatatagcatgtattttaaaacataatacttaaaataaaaatgACACCAAATgacaaaaacatttgaaaacttaaaaaaaaaaaagacaaaaaaaatacaatttttccctaatttattcatttttgtgcGCATCATAGATGTAATATGCCAAGTCTTCACGAAGTCGTATGTATTTTTTGGGTCTTGAATATCAACCACTTTATGGAAATATTCCGTTGTCCTTGGTTGAAATTGCACGTGTCTCGGTTCCGTAGGTGAATACACTGTAATATTGCATTTTTTGTCTTCGACcaccatgttatgcattatgatacatgtatacatgatatctCGTAGAATATCTGACTCATAAGTTCGTGCTACATGTTTAAATATGTTCCATTTTGATTTCAAAACTCCAAAAGCACGTTCAACGTCCTTACATGCTCCTTCTTGTCGTCTCGTGAAAAATTTGTCTCTTAGGTCTACTAGGTGTCAAAATGCCTTCATAAATGTGGAATATGGTGGATATATTCCATCTGTAAGGTAATACCCAAACTTATATTCATTTGCATTCACTGTGAAAGGAGCATCTGGTGTCTTTCCTAACAAAAGATCCTCGAAGTTTGGGAAATGATCGAGAACGTTGACATCGTTGTTGGAACCTACAACCCCAAAATAAGCATgccaaatccataaatcttgGGAAGCAACAACCTATAATGCCAACGAAGGCGCTCCATGATTACCGCTTGCATACCGGCCTTTCCACGCCACGAGACAATTTCTCCGGTTCTAGTGTGTGCAATCAATGCTTCCAAGCATACCCGAAAAACCATGTATTTCTTCATGCACTGCATATAGCTGTTGCATATCATGCAACGAAGGTTTGCGCAAATATTTGTTACCGAAGGTTTCAACAACACCTCTTGCCAATCTATACAAACCTTCTTGTGCGGTTCTCTCAGACATTCTCATATAATCGTCAACAAAATTAGGCGACTCCCCCATAGCCATAAGCTTAATTGCAGCAACACATTTCTGCAACCCTGTAAATCCTCGTTTACCTCTAGCATCATATCTCATTTGGAAAAAATTCATACCTAAATATATATTTAACAGTTAAAAATTGTAGTTATTTTATCTAAAAGCGacatttataaatttaaaaactaGAAAGAAACGATACATTTCTTCCAGGGCGTTGACTATCCTTCCAAACACATTTTTTTACAAACGAAACCTTTTTTGAAATCGCTTGACTGGTAGACACAATTATCCGCAAAATAATCGTTAACTAGACGTCTATGCTCTTCCTCGCGATCTATGTTTAACGTTGCACATTGCGTGAGTAGTGGAGCTGGATCTGGCTGTAGTAGCATGCCCGTATAATACTGGTACATCATATTCACGAAGATATCATCTTCATCGTTATCATCGGTGAACGGATGGGCCGGATCAAAAGGATTCATTTTTTGGTTTTGATTTATTGAAATTATATGTGAAATAGAAAGAAGAAATGAAAGTGAAAATGAGAGAAGTGTGAAAGTAAAATAAATAGAAAGGattcattttgtatttataatagagttaaaatgattttttatttaaattgtgACCGTTTAACAACAGTCTAAATATGACTGTTTAATGGTAAATCCAAGCCCAAACCCTCTGTTGCCTCCCATTTCCATAGTAACACCGGAAAACACGAAAagagcggggggggggggggggggtgttcaaGCCGTGTTAACTGCGTTCTTTGGGTTCCACTTCAGAACAACGCGTCTGGGCGTTGCCCATACCTACTCATCTAAATCAATATTATTTAAACTTGCTTTGAATGAAGAGTCAAGCACATCTATTTGTAGTGATTCATCTTTCAAGGTGATTCATAAATTCGCTTCTATAACCTATATGTATTAACACTTTAAAAGTCAGAACATGCATACCATTACCATGGGTGTTTAGTGGGTTAGGTTAGTGGGTTAAGCAGAAGATAGATTACCAAATTAAATATGCTCTTGAAGACCACAAGTAAACCTAAAACAACCGAAGTTAACCCTGAAATTGAAAATGATGGCCAAAATACTGTTAGATATcgagaaaaatatatatataacaaagaaTAACAGGAAGTACACTACACAACAATAAAGCTAGTTGTAAAAATTAACACTTACGAATGCAACGCCAATTTCCATAATAGGCATAATAGTTTCTAGTTTATGTATTCTCTTAGGCTGAAAGGTATGGAGCGGGAGTGCTTCTCTCTCACTGGAACACCGCCCCCTGGCTGAGGGAAGCAACCCGCGGGAAAGAGGCGGGGAGAGGGGGTGTcgcactctctctcctcattctattgggcagttttttttaatatttataaaattatatacctactaaaaaaatataaaaaactatatcaaaattcatggtttttaattccctacaaaatgagtataatatatgtatgatatatatatattttttaaaataaaaaaatattgaaggGAGCTTTCTACCCATTCCTTGGGTTTTAGGTGGCCCACAAAAAGTGAGGGAAACACCCCTCCCATTCCCTCCAGTCTTAGTAGACGAATCTGAAGCTCAGAGAAATAATAAAGGTTACATCTAATACAACTTTTTACATATATAAGAAAAATATATCAAGCGAAAAGTTTATGATTTTGCAATTATACCAATAACTAACTCGTGGATCAATGATTGATGCATTTATCTCTCGTATGTAgagaaatttagggtttgtggtggagatctggataccaacttggatcgtgatatcacgttccgaactgatatttctaccctatgcctgggttataagaaattcagcctaggataatccaagtggacacttacgTTTCTAGGCACAGAAAATGTAAGCTAATATGCTAAAGGGTTCTGTGAATGTGTGATGAAAAACCGAGAGCTAAAGAATGTAACCCCATTCTGTATAAAAAGAGCCGTTTATATATTAtacaagattagggtttcattagggttgggccgtcATTAGTTGCATCGGAAGCAAGTAATATTAATCCAGattagggttaccaaaactaacgagtttcgttagttttaccataatcaccctcaagaaattAACTTTTACATTATGTTCCCACATGCATAATCCAGCgggaccccag encodes:
- the LOC111902190 gene encoding uncharacterized protein LOC111902190, encoding MNPFDPAHPFTDDNDEDDIFVNMMYQYYTGMLLQPDPAPLLTQCATLNIDREEEHRRLVNDYFADNCVYQSSDFKKGMNFFQMRYDARGKRGFTGLQKCVAAIKLMAMGESPNFVDDYMRMSERTAQEGLYRLARGVVETFGNKYLRKPSLHDMQQLYAVHEEIHGFSGSNNDVNVLDHFPNFEDLLLGKTPDAPFTVNANEYKFGYYLTDGIYPPYSTFMKAF